A DNA window from Bradyrhizobium barranii subsp. barranii contains the following coding sequences:
- the istA gene encoding IS21-like element IS1631 family transposase, whose translation MFDPFSQQGAGELNVLKRHLQSTVLTLLDRNTSQREIHRLTGVDRKTIRRYQALRAGAEANSPGEVTTGSVSADGQIPPPRPPAFGTSEATVTSSLARSACEAHRTWIEEQVRLKRNAQAIYQDLVDQFGFPSSYQSVKRFVRRLRHADPEQFDRLEFLPGEEAQVDYGEGAPTVDPKSGRYRRPRLFVMTLRYSRRSFRRVVWKSSQQVWAQLHEEAFRYFGGVPSYVVLDNLKEGVLKPDLYEPQLNPIYSAMLAHYAVVADPARVADPNRKGCVENAIQHTQGTALAGRRFETLEAQNEFLRHWEENWASKRIHGSTRRQVEAMFQEEKPHLRPLPVAPFRIFTEVVRTVCDDTTVRVDNSYYAARPAPIGSQVVVRIYTTTIEIRDRHTRALLRVHSRMAHPGSVVLPTSERPFNPSRQTAVLLASAERIGPQTRALCQQVFDTEGRPGQRAMWGIVGLGRKYPARLVEQACAHAIDNRIYRYKHVRATVERLFEQAIEQVGVTPQPASPLTQDHPLIRTPAEYGDLFSRAVRRDADDNGRQAEAHDDHATAIRARVACATPANSGATSAPAAPSHLKLET comes from the coding sequence ATGTTCGACCCCTTTAGCCAGCAAGGGGCCGGGGAGTTGAACGTCTTGAAGCGACATCTGCAAAGCACCGTACTTACATTACTTGATCGCAACACCAGCCAGCGCGAGATTCACCGGCTGACGGGTGTCGATCGCAAGACGATCCGGCGTTATCAGGCGCTGCGGGCCGGTGCGGAGGCAAATTCCCCCGGGGAAGTGACCACCGGCTCGGTGAGCGCGGACGGCCAAATTCCTCCACCCCGACCACCGGCTTTTGGGACATCGGAAGCGACGGTCACCAGCAGCCTGGCCCGTTCGGCTTGCGAAGCGCATCGGACGTGGATCGAAGAACAGGTCCGGCTGAAGCGGAACGCGCAGGCGATTTACCAGGACCTGGTTGATCAATTTGGCTTTCCGTCCAGCTACCAGAGTGTCAAGCGGTTTGTGCGCCGGTTGCGGCACGCTGATCCTGAGCAGTTTGATCGTCTTGAGTTCCTCCCCGGCGAGGAAGCTCAGGTCGACTATGGCGAGGGCGCGCCGACGGTTGATCCGAAGAGCGGGCGGTACCGTCGTCCCCGCCTGTTCGTGATGACGCTACGCTACTCGCGGCGCAGCTTCCGGCGGGTAGTCTGGAAGTCCAGCCAACAAGTCTGGGCGCAGCTCCACGAAGAGGCGTTCCGGTATTTTGGCGGGGTCCCCAGCTATGTCGTGCTCGACAACCTGAAGGAAGGCGTCCTCAAGCCGGATTTGTACGAGCCCCAGCTCAACCCGATTTACAGCGCGATGCTGGCTCATTACGCCGTGGTCGCCGATCCCGCGCGCGTGGCCGATCCAAATCGGAAAGGATGCGTCGAGAATGCGATTCAACATACCCAGGGCACTGCGCTGGCCGGACGGCGCTTCGAGACGCTGGAGGCGCAAAACGAGTTCTTGAGGCACTGGGAGGAGAACTGGGCTTCCAAACGCATCCACGGCAGCACGCGCCGTCAGGTCGAGGCGATGTTCCAGGAAGAGAAGCCGCACCTGCGGCCGCTGCCTGTCGCTCCCTTCCGCATCTTCACCGAAGTCGTCCGGACTGTCTGCGACGACACCACCGTACGCGTCGACAACAGCTATTACGCCGCGCGGCCCGCGCCGATCGGCAGCCAGGTCGTCGTGCGCATCTACACCACCACGATCGAGATCCGTGATCGCCACACCCGTGCGCTGCTGCGTGTTCATTCCCGGATGGCGCACCCCGGTTCTGTCGTCCTGCCGACCAGCGAACGGCCGTTCAACCCGTCGCGGCAAACCGCCGTGCTGCTGGCGAGCGCCGAGCGCATCGGACCGCAGACCAGGGCCTTGTGCCAGCAGGTGTTCGACACCGAAGGGCGCCCCGGACAGCGCGCGATGTGGGGCATTGTCGGGCTGGGCCGGAAGTATCCGGCGCGGCTGGTCGAGCAGGCCTGCGCGCACGCCATCGACAACCGCATCTACCGCTACAAGCACGTGCGTGCGACCGTCGAGCGGTTGTTCGAACAGGCGATCGAGCAGGTTGGAGTGACGCCACAGCCGGCATCGCCGCTCACCCAGGATCATCCGCTGATCCGTACCCCCGCGGAATACGGCGACCTCTTCAGCCGCGCTGTGCGGCGCGACGCCGACGACAATGGTCGGCAGGCCGAGGCTCACGACGATCACGCCACGGCAATCCGCGCTCGTGTCGCCTGCGCAACCCCGGCCAACTCCGGCGCCACGAGCGCTCCCGCTGCACCTTCTCACCTTAAACTGGAGACCTAG
- the istB gene encoding IS21-like element IS1631 family helper ATPase IstB codes for MMTMPEIERCLRQLRLSGVRDTLQTRVLQAQGANQPFLETFSLILQDELDRRQSRLIERRYQQSGLDEKLTLAEFDWSFNPKLPRQTCFQLHTLAFIAAGENALLVGKPGTGKSHIAKAIAYQAILQSHKVQYLETDDFFHRYALNSPAQREVRLRTIIDCDLLVLDDLFLARAIPDDAGTLLQTLIHQRYKLRRSVIVTSNRVVQDWGAYLGDNTMSTTILDRLMHHCHLLEFDGRSYRLKEAAEALARETNSN; via the coding sequence ATGATGACCATGCCGGAAATTGAGCGTTGCCTACGACAGCTGCGCCTGTCGGGTGTCCGCGACACGCTGCAGACGCGCGTGCTCCAGGCGCAGGGCGCCAACCAGCCCTTCCTCGAGACCTTCTCCCTTATCCTGCAGGATGAACTGGACCGTCGTCAGTCCCGTCTTATCGAGCGGCGATACCAGCAATCCGGGCTCGACGAAAAGCTGACGCTCGCCGAGTTCGACTGGTCCTTCAATCCCAAACTGCCACGTCAGACCTGCTTCCAGCTCCACACCCTGGCGTTCATTGCCGCTGGCGAGAACGCTCTGCTTGTTGGCAAACCTGGCACCGGGAAGTCGCACATCGCCAAGGCGATTGCCTATCAGGCGATCCTGCAAAGCCACAAGGTCCAGTATCTTGAGACCGACGACTTCTTCCACCGCTACGCCCTGAACTCTCCGGCACAACGCGAGGTCCGGCTGCGAACCATCATCGACTGCGATCTCCTCGTGCTGGACGATCTATTCCTCGCACGCGCCATCCCCGACGACGCCGGCACTTTGCTGCAGACCCTGATCCATCAGCGTTACAAACTGCGCCGCAGCGTCATCGTCACCTCCAATCGCGTCGTGCAGGATTGGGGGGCATACCTTGGGGACAACACTATGAGCACGACGATCCTCGATCGCCTTATGCATCATTGCCATCTGCTTGAGTTCGACGGACGCAGCTATCGGCTCAAAGAAGCCGCTGAAGCTCTTGCCCGGGAAACAAACTCAAACTAA
- a CDS encoding c-type cytochrome, whose amino-acid sequence MRIVLGIALALLMSPASSETLVERGAYLVNSVMVCHNCHTPRGPQGLDLSRALAGGSQVFDEPAFKVTGSNITPDKDTGIGNWSDAELKRFLVSGNRPNGTKVAPIMPTAFYTVLTARDLDALAAYLRSVPAVRHETPAPEYRIALKPETPTYAGKQATEAELSDKLARGRYLLTIAHCLECHTPEGPSAVHDFAGASGKGGRTFKGPWGESVSPNITADPAVGIGQWSDDEIKRAITQGIARDGHKLKPPMAYAAYASMTAQDLDAIVAFLRTLPPRQ is encoded by the coding sequence ATGAGGATTGTGCTTGGGATCGCGCTGGCGCTGTTGATGTCGCCGGCCTCTAGCGAGACGCTGGTCGAACGCGGTGCCTATCTCGTCAACAGCGTGATGGTCTGCCACAACTGCCACACGCCGCGCGGGCCGCAGGGCCTCGATCTGTCGCGCGCGCTCGCGGGCGGCAGCCAGGTCTTCGATGAGCCTGCCTTCAAGGTCACCGGCTCCAACATCACGCCGGACAAGGACACCGGCATCGGCAACTGGAGCGATGCCGAGCTGAAGCGGTTTCTGGTCAGCGGCAACAGGCCGAACGGGACCAAGGTCGCGCCGATCATGCCGACCGCGTTCTACACGGTGCTCACGGCCCGGGATCTCGATGCGCTCGCGGCTTACCTGCGCTCAGTACCCGCAGTGCGCCACGAAACGCCGGCGCCAGAATACAGGATCGCGCTGAAGCCGGAAACGCCGACCTATGCTGGCAAGCAGGCGACCGAGGCCGAGCTCTCCGACAAGCTCGCGCGCGGCCGCTATCTCCTGACCATCGCCCATTGCCTGGAATGCCACACGCCGGAGGGCCCGTCCGCCGTGCATGATTTCGCGGGTGCGAGCGGCAAGGGTGGCCGGACATTCAAGGGGCCGTGGGGCGAATCCGTCTCCCCCAACATCACCGCGGATCCCGCGGTCGGTATTGGGCAGTGGAGCGACGACGAAATCAAACGTGCGATTACGCAAGGCATCGCGCGCGACGGCCACAAGCTCAAGCCGCCGATGGCCTATGCTGCCTACGCCAGCATGACGGCCCAGGATCTCGATGCCATCGTCGCGTTTCTCAGGACGCTACCGCCGCGGCAATAG
- the rplQ gene encoding 50S ribosomal protein L17, translating into MRHGKVHRKLNRTAEHRRAMFANMCAALIKHEQIVTTLPKAKELRPIVEKLVTLGKKGGLAMRRQAISEMRDKDQVKKLFDTLAPRYKDRQGGYTRIIKAGFRYGDNAAMAVIEFVDRDVDAKGQDSGPVQEKEAEAA; encoded by the coding sequence ATGCGTCACGGCAAGGTTCACCGGAAGCTCAACCGCACTGCCGAGCATCGCCGCGCGATGTTCGCCAATATGTGCGCCGCGCTGATCAAGCACGAGCAGATCGTCACCACGCTGCCCAAGGCCAAGGAACTCCGTCCGATCGTCGAGAAGCTCGTCACCCTCGGCAAGAAGGGTGGCCTTGCCATGCGCCGCCAGGCGATCTCCGAGATGCGCGACAAGGACCAGGTCAAGAAGCTGTTCGACACCCTCGCGCCCCGTTACAAGGATCGTCAGGGCGGATACACCCGCATCATCAAGGCCGGCTTCCGCTACGGCGACAACGCCGCGATGGCCGTGATCGAGTTCGTCGATCGCGACGTCGATGCCAAGGGCCAGGACTCCGGTCCGGTGCAGGAGAAGGAAGCCGAGGCGGCGTAA
- a CDS encoding DNA-directed RNA polymerase subunit alpha: MGETVTIQKNWQELIRPNKLQIQPGSDSNRFATIVAEPLERGFGQTLGNALRRILLSSLQGAAVQSVHIDGVLHEFSSIAGVREDVTDIVLNIKDISIKMQGEGPKRMVVKKQGPGVVTAGDIQTVGDVVVLNPDLQICTLDEGAEIRMEFTVATGKGYVPAERNRPEDAPIGLIPVDSLYSPVRKVSYKVENTREGQILDYDKLTMTIETNGALTPDDSVAYAARILQDQLNVFVNFEEPRKEVAQEIIPDLAFNPAFLKKVDELELSVRSANCLKNDNIVYIGDLVQKSEAEMLRTPNFGRKSLNEIKEVLAQMGLHLGMEVPGWPPENIDELAKRFEDHY, translated from the coding sequence ATGGGTGAAACAGTGACGATCCAGAAAAATTGGCAAGAACTGATTCGGCCGAACAAGCTCCAGATCCAGCCCGGTAGCGATTCGAACCGTTTCGCGACCATCGTCGCCGAGCCGCTCGAGCGCGGCTTCGGCCAGACACTCGGCAACGCGCTGCGCCGTATCCTGCTCTCCTCGCTCCAGGGCGCGGCGGTGCAGTCGGTGCACATCGACGGCGTGCTGCACGAGTTCTCCTCGATCGCGGGTGTCCGTGAAGACGTCACCGACATCGTGCTCAACATCAAGGACATCTCGATCAAGATGCAGGGCGAAGGCCCCAAGCGCATGGTCGTGAAGAAGCAGGGCCCGGGCGTCGTCACCGCCGGCGACATCCAGACCGTGGGCGATGTGGTCGTGCTCAACCCGGACCTCCAGATCTGCACGCTCGACGAGGGCGCCGAGATCCGCATGGAGTTCACGGTCGCCACCGGCAAGGGCTACGTGCCCGCCGAGCGCAACCGTCCCGAGGACGCGCCGATCGGACTGATCCCGGTCGACAGCCTGTACTCGCCGGTCCGCAAGGTCTCCTACAAGGTCGAGAACACCCGTGAGGGCCAGATCCTCGACTACGACAAGCTGACCATGACGATCGAGACCAACGGCGCGCTGACGCCGGATGACTCGGTGGCTTATGCCGCCCGCATCCTGCAGGATCAGCTCAACGTGTTCGTCAACTTCGAAGAGCCGCGCAAGGAAGTCGCCCAGGAGATCATCCCGGACCTCGCCTTCAACCCGGCCTTCCTCAAGAAGGTGGACGAGCTCGAGCTGTCGGTGCGTTCGGCCAACTGCTTGAAGAACGACAACATCGTCTACATCGGCGACCTCGTGCAGAAGAGCGAAGCGGAAATGCTCCGCACCCCGAACTTCGGCCGCAAGTCGCTGAACGAGATCAAGGAAGTGCTGGCCCAGATGGGGCTGCATCTCGGCATGGAAGTGCCGGGCTGGCCGCCGGAGAACATCGACGAGCTCGCCAAGCGCTTCGAGGATCACTACTGA
- the rpsK gene encoding 30S ribosomal protein S11: MGKEATRVRRRERKNIASGVAHVNSSFNNTTITITDAQGNTIAWSSAGTMGFKGSRKSTPYAAQVAAEDVSKKAQEHGMRTLEVEVAGPGSGRESALRALQAAGFTVTSIRDVTTIPHNGCRPRKRRRV, encoded by the coding sequence ATGGGCAAGGAAGCCACCCGCGTTCGCCGTCGTGAGCGCAAGAACATCGCCTCCGGCGTCGCGCACGTGAACTCGTCGTTCAACAACACGACCATCACCATCACCGACGCGCAGGGCAACACGATTGCCTGGTCCTCCGCCGGCACGATGGGCTTCAAGGGTTCGCGCAAGTCGACCCCGTACGCTGCGCAGGTTGCCGCCGAGGACGTGTCGAAGAAGGCGCAGGAGCACGGCATGCGCACGCTCGAAGTCGAAGTCGCGGGTCCCGGTTCGGGTCGCGAGTCGGCGCTCCGTGCGCTTCAGGCCGCGGGCTTCACCGTCACCTCGATCCGCGACGTGACCACGATCCCGCACAACGGTTGCCGTCCCCGCAAGCGTCGGCGCGTTTGA
- the rpsM gene encoding 30S ribosomal protein S13, with protein MARIAGVNIPTNKRVLIALQYIHGIGQKIAGEILEKVKIPEDRRVNQLSDAEVLQIREVIDRDYLVEGDLRREVGINIKRLMDLGCYRGLRHRRGLPVRGQRTHTNARTRKGPAKAIAGKKK; from the coding sequence GTGGCCCGTATTGCCGGCGTGAACATTCCGACCAACAAGCGCGTGCTGATCGCGCTCCAGTACATCCATGGCATCGGCCAGAAGATCGCTGGTGAGATCCTGGAGAAGGTGAAGATCCCCGAGGATCGTCGCGTCAACCAGCTCAGCGATGCCGAAGTGCTCCAGATCCGCGAAGTGATCGACCGCGACTATCTCGTCGAGGGCGACCTGCGTCGTGAGGTCGGCATCAACATCAAGCGTCTGATGGACCTCGGCTGCTATCGCGGCCTGCGTCATCGTCGTGGCCTGCCGGTGCGCGGTCAGCGTACCCACACCAATGCGCGTACGCGCAAGGGGCCGGCCAAGGCCATCGCCGGCAAGAAGAAGTAA
- a CDS encoding adenylate kinase produces MRIILLGPPGSGKGTQAQLLVQRYGIVQLSTGEMLRAAVAAGTPVGLKAKEIMASGGLVPDEIVVGIISDRIDQPDAKNGFILDGFPRTVPQAEALDELLKQKHLKLDAVVELRVNESALLSRVETRVAQMRERGEEVRVDDTPEVLTKRLASYRSQTEPLIHYYSERRKLSTIDGMMAIDEVTRAIHRQLLALGAVEPKTHGKAQARSAAKSTPAKKGAKKAKVAKKPAKTAKKAAKSAKKAAKKAVKGAKKAAKKAVKKAAKTTAKKAVKKGAKKAAKKVTKKRAKR; encoded by the coding sequence ATGAGAATTATACTTCTGGGACCGCCGGGGTCGGGCAAGGGGACCCAGGCGCAACTGCTGGTGCAGCGCTATGGCATCGTCCAGCTCTCGACCGGAGAGATGCTGCGCGCGGCCGTTGCGGCGGGAACGCCGGTCGGGCTGAAGGCCAAGGAGATCATGGCCAGCGGCGGCCTCGTGCCCGACGAGATCGTGGTGGGAATCATCTCCGACCGCATCGACCAGCCGGACGCCAAGAACGGTTTCATCCTCGACGGCTTCCCGCGCACCGTGCCGCAGGCCGAGGCGCTGGATGAGCTGCTCAAGCAAAAGCATCTCAAGCTCGACGCTGTGGTCGAGCTCCGCGTCAACGAGAGCGCGCTGCTGAGTCGCGTCGAGACCCGCGTCGCCCAGATGCGGGAGCGCGGGGAGGAGGTCCGGGTCGACGACACCCCAGAGGTCCTGACCAAGCGACTCGCCAGCTACCGCAGCCAGACGGAACCGCTGATTCACTACTATTCCGAGCGGCGGAAGCTCTCGACCATCGACGGCATGATGGCCATCGACGAGGTCACCCGCGCGATTCATCGCCAGCTTCTGGCGCTGGGGGCGGTCGAACCCAAGACGCACGGCAAGGCCCAAGCGCGCAGCGCGGCCAAGTCGACGCCCGCCAAGAAAGGTGCCAAGAAGGCCAAGGTAGCCAAAAAACCGGCGAAAACCGCCAAAAAGGCTGCCAAATCCGCTAAAAAGGCCGCCAAGAAGGCCGTAAAGGGCGCCAAGAAGGCGGCCAAGAAAGCGGTCAAAAAGGCAGCCAAAACGACCGCCAAGAAGGCTGTCAAAAAAGGTGCCAAAAAGGCCGCAAAAAAGGTCACGAAAAAGCGAGCTAAGCGCTAG
- the secY gene encoding preprotein translocase subunit SecY: MASAAEQLAANLNFGAFAKADELKKRIWFTLGALLVYRLGTYIPLPGIDPNIWEQVFRSQAGGILGMFNMFAGGGIHRMAIFALNIMPYISASIIIQLLTTVSPQLEALKKEGESGRKLLNQYTRYLTVILAAFQSYGIAVGLEGAGNVVSDPGMFFRLSTAITLTGGTMFLMWLGEQITSRGIGNGISLIILAGIVAELPAALANMLELGRQGAMSTGLILVVIIMAVAVIAFIVFMERAQRRLLIQYPKRQVGNKMFEGQSSHLPLKLNTSGVIPPIFASSLLLLPTTVANFNAGSGPEWFQWITTQLGHGRPLFLIMYLALIVFFAFFYTAIVFNPTETADNLKKHGGFIPGIRPGERTAEYIDYVLSRITVLGAIYLAIVCLIPEILISYASVPFYFGGTSLLIVVSVTMDTVAQVQGYLLAHQYEGLIRKSKLRGRRR, from the coding sequence ATGGCCTCTGCAGCGGAACAACTGGCAGCCAATCTCAATTTCGGTGCGTTTGCCAAGGCTGACGAACTGAAGAAGCGCATCTGGTTTACCCTGGGTGCGCTGCTCGTTTATCGGCTCGGGACCTACATCCCGCTTCCCGGCATCGATCCCAACATTTGGGAACAGGTGTTCCGCTCCCAGGCGGGCGGCATCCTCGGCATGTTCAACATGTTCGCCGGCGGCGGTATCCACCGCATGGCGATCTTCGCGCTGAACATCATGCCGTATATCTCGGCCTCGATCATCATCCAGCTCCTCACCACCGTCTCGCCGCAGCTCGAGGCGCTGAAGAAGGAAGGTGAGTCCGGCCGCAAGCTGCTGAACCAGTACACCCGCTATCTCACCGTGATCTTGGCCGCGTTCCAGTCCTATGGCATCGCGGTGGGCCTCGAAGGCGCCGGCAACGTCGTCAGCGACCCCGGCATGTTCTTCCGCCTGTCCACGGCGATCACGCTGACCGGTGGCACCATGTTCCTGATGTGGCTGGGTGAGCAGATCACCTCGCGCGGCATCGGCAACGGCATCTCGTTGATCATTCTCGCCGGCATCGTCGCCGAGCTGCCCGCGGCGCTCGCCAACATGCTCGAGCTCGGCCGTCAGGGTGCGATGTCGACCGGCCTGATCCTGGTCGTCATCATCATGGCGGTCGCCGTGATCGCCTTCATCGTGTTCATGGAGCGCGCCCAGCGCCGGCTGCTGATCCAGTATCCGAAGCGCCAGGTCGGCAACAAGATGTTCGAGGGCCAGTCCTCGCATCTGCCGCTCAAGCTCAACACCTCGGGCGTGATCCCGCCGATCTTCGCGTCCTCGCTGCTGCTGCTGCCGACCACGGTTGCCAACTTCAACGCCGGCAGCGGGCCGGAATGGTTCCAGTGGATCACGACCCAGCTCGGCCACGGCCGTCCGCTGTTCCTGATCATGTATCTCGCGCTGATCGTGTTCTTCGCGTTCTTCTACACCGCGATCGTGTTCAACCCGACGGAGACCGCTGACAATCTGAAGAAGCATGGCGGCTTCATTCCTGGCATCCGTCCGGGCGAGCGCACCGCGGAATATATCGACTACGTGCTGTCGCGCATCACCGTGCTCGGCGCGATTTATCTGGCGATCGTCTGCTTGATCCCGGAAATCCTGATCTCCTATGCCTCGGTGCCGTTCTACTTCGGCGGCACCTCGCTGCTGATCGTCGTCAGCGTCACCATGGACACGGTGGCGCAGGTGCAGGGCTATCTGCTGGCGCATCAGTATGAGGGCCTGATCCGGAAGTCGAAGCTGCGCGGCCGCCGCCGCTAA
- the rplO gene encoding 50S ribosomal protein L15 has translation MKLSDIADNAGSRKKRMRVGRGIGSGKGKQSGRGGKGQTARSGVRIKGFEGGQMPMHRRLPKRGFNNIFRVEFAEINLDRLQEAVDAKKIDAGSVVNVEALVKGGVLRRAKAGVRLLGRGELKSKLNIEVHGATKTAIAAVEKAGGSVKILAPAKEEGEAA, from the coding sequence ATGAAGCTCAGCGATATCGCCGACAACGCCGGCTCGCGCAAGAAGCGTATGCGCGTCGGCCGTGGCATTGGTTCGGGCAAAGGCAAGCAGTCCGGCCGCGGTGGCAAGGGCCAGACCGCGCGTTCGGGCGTGCGCATCAAGGGTTTCGAAGGCGGCCAGATGCCGATGCATCGCCGTCTGCCCAAGCGCGGCTTCAACAACATCTTCCGCGTCGAGTTCGCCGAGATCAATCTCGACCGGCTCCAGGAAGCGGTCGATGCCAAGAAGATCGACGCCGGCAGCGTCGTGAACGTCGAGGCCCTGGTGAAGGGCGGCGTGCTGCGCCGCGCCAAGGCCGGCGTGCGACTGCTCGGCCGCGGCGAGCTCAAGTCGAAGCTCAACATCGAAGTGCACGGCGCCACGAAGACCGCGATCGCCGCGGTCGAGAAGGCCGGCGGCTCGGTGAAGATCCTCGCCCCTGCCAAGGAAGAAGGCGAGGCGGCGTAA
- the rpmD gene encoding 50S ribosomal protein L30: MAKAAKTIKLEQTGSAIRRHHSQRSTLIGLKLNKIGRTSELPDTPAVRGMIEKVHHLVRIVDEK; the protein is encoded by the coding sequence ATGGCCAAGGCAGCAAAGACGATCAAGCTCGAGCAGACCGGCAGCGCGATCCGCCGCCATCACTCGCAGCGTTCGACGCTGATCGGACTCAAGCTCAACAAGATCGGCCGCACCAGCGAACTGCCGGACACCCCGGCGGTTCGTGGCATGATCGAGAAGGTTCACCATCTCGTTCGCATCGTCGACGAGAAGTAA
- the rpsE gene encoding 30S ribosomal protein S5 produces the protein MAEREQRGGRDQRGGGGRERREERDSEFVDKLVHINRVAKVVKGGKRFGFAALVVIGDQKGRAGFGHGKAREVPEAIRKATESAKRNLTRVSLREGRTLHHDIAGRHGAGRVYLRAAPAGTGIIAGGPMRAVFETLGVQDVVAKSIGSSNPYNMVRATFDALKHQDSPRSVAARRNIKVSTLQSRRIGGDAEAAAD, from the coding sequence ATGGCAGAACGCGAACAACGTGGTGGACGCGATCAACGCGGCGGCGGCGGACGTGAACGCCGGGAGGAGCGCGACAGCGAGTTCGTCGACAAGCTCGTCCACATCAATCGCGTGGCAAAGGTCGTCAAGGGCGGCAAGCGCTTCGGTTTCGCAGCGCTGGTTGTGATTGGCGACCAGAAGGGCCGCGCCGGCTTCGGTCACGGCAAGGCGCGCGAAGTGCCTGAGGCGATCCGCAAGGCGACTGAATCCGCCAAGCGCAACCTGACTCGCGTGTCGCTGCGCGAGGGCCGTACGCTGCATCACGACATCGCCGGCCGTCATGGCGCGGGCCGTGTCTACCTGCGTGCTGCTCCGGCCGGTACCGGCATCATCGCCGGCGGCCCGATGCGCGCCGTGTTCGAGACGCTCGGCGTCCAGGACGTGGTCGCGAAGTCGATCGGCTCGTCGAACCCCTACAACATGGTTCGCGCAACCTTCGACGCGCTGAAGCATCAGGATTCGCCGCGTTCGGTCGCAGCCCGCCGCAATATCAAGGTGTCCACCCTCCAGTCCCGCCGTATCGGCGGTGACGCCGAGGCGGCTGCCGACTAA
- the rplR gene encoding 50S ribosomal protein L18 encodes MSKAKVTNARRKRSVRLKLRRSGGGRPRLSVFRSSKHIYAQVIDDLKGETLASASSLEKSMRDGGKTGADIDAAKAVGKLLAERAAEKGVKEVVFDRGSYLYHGRVKALADAARESGLSF; translated from the coding sequence ATGTCCAAAGCCAAGGTTACCAATGCCCGGCGCAAGCGGAGTGTGCGGCTGAAGCTGCGCCGCTCCGGTGGCGGTCGTCCGCGTCTGTCGGTGTTTCGCTCGTCCAAGCACATCTACGCCCAGGTCATCGACGACCTGAAGGGCGAGACGCTGGCCTCTGCCTCGTCGCTCGAGAAGTCGATGCGCGACGGCGGCAAGACCGGCGCCGACATCGATGCGGCGAAGGCGGTCGGCAAGCTGCTGGCCGAGCGCGCCGCCGAGAAGGGCGTCAAGGAAGTCGTGTTCGATCGCGGCAGCTACCTCTACCACGGGCGCGTCAAGGCACTGGCCGACGCTGCGCGTGAGAGCGGGCTGAGCTTCTAA
- the rplF gene encoding 50S ribosomal protein L6 has translation MSRVGKRPVAVPSGVTATVDGQTVKMKGPKGQLQFVVHNDVEVKLENGQVKVNPRVETNRARALYGTASAQVANLVEGVTKGFEKKLEITGVGYRAAMQGKNLQLALGYSHDVVYAIPEGITITVPKPTEITVTGSDIQRVGQVAAEIRSYRPPEPYKGKGVKYVGEFIFRKEGKKK, from the coding sequence ATGTCACGTGTTGGCAAAAGGCCTGTGGCGGTTCCGTCGGGTGTGACCGCGACCGTCGACGGGCAGACCGTCAAGATGAAGGGGCCCAAGGGCCAGCTTCAGTTCGTCGTCCATAACGACGTCGAGGTGAAGCTCGAGAACGGCCAGGTCAAGGTGAACCCGCGGGTCGAGACCAACCGCGCGCGGGCGCTGTACGGTACCGCTAGCGCCCAGGTCGCGAATCTGGTCGAAGGCGTCACCAAGGGCTTTGAGAAGAAGCTCGAAATCACCGGCGTCGGTTACCGCGCCGCGATGCAGGGCAAGAACCTGCAGCTCGCGCTCGGTTACAGCCACGACGTGGTCTACGCGATCCCGGAAGGGATCACGATCACCGTGCCGAAGCCGACTGAGATCACGGTGACCGGCAGCGACATCCAGCGTGTCGGCCAGGTCGCCGCCGAGATTCGCTCCTATCGTCCGCCGGAGCCCTACAAGGGCAAGGGCGTGAAGTATGTTGGCGAATTCATCTTCCGCAAGGAAGGCAAGAAGAAGTAA
- the rpsH gene encoding 30S ribosomal protein S8, giving the protein MSTHDPISDLITRIRNAQMRSKSKVSTPGSKMRENVLEVLKTEGYIRGYATLEHSSGRSEIEIELKYFDGEPVIREIERVSKPGRRVYASVKALPRVNNGLGISVLSTPKGIMADHSAREANVGGEVLFTVF; this is encoded by the coding sequence ATGTCTACGCACGATCCAATCAGCGATCTGATCACCCGTATCCGCAACGCGCAGATGCGCTCCAAGAGCAAGGTCTCGACGCCTGGTTCGAAGATGCGCGAGAATGTGCTCGAAGTGCTCAAGACCGAGGGCTACATCCGCGGTTACGCCACGCTCGAGCACTCCTCGGGCCGCAGTGAGATCGAGATCGAGCTGAAGTATTTCGACGGCGAGCCCGTCATCCGCGAGATCGAACGAGTCTCCAAGCCCGGGCGTCGTGTTTACGCCTCGGTGAAGGCTCTGCCGCGGGTCAACAACGGGCTCGGCATTTCGGTGTTGTCGACGCCGAAGGGGATCATGGCCGACCACAGCGCGCGCGAAGCGAATGTGGGCGGCGAAGTTCTCTTCACGGTGTTCTGA